A segment of the Fibrobacter sp. genome:
GTACAGCGTGGGCTTGCCTACGCCTGCGGCGTCTGCCACTTTCTGCACGCCGGTAGCGTCGTAGCCTTCCTTGCGGAAAAGGATCAATGCCTGCTGTAATAGAACTTCTTTTGTACTCATACTGAACTCGCGCTGTGCTTCAAATATACTTTTATGTACCGCTGGGTACAAGGACGCAGCCCCACTTGGCGGGAATTTGAACCGTCAATTTTCCGTTTTTTGTGGTAATGTTCGTCTGCGAATTCAGCAAGTCGTGCCAATGACTTGCGATCCCGCCGCAATTTAAAGAACCGCCGCAGTTTAAAGAACCGCCCCGGTTTCCGTAATGCTTCTTCAAATCGATTTCAAATTGCACCGGGGAATCCTGCAGGTTTGCAAGCACTAGCGCGTCGCCCTTCGGGTGTGTGCGCCAGAAGGCCAACTGCTGGGAATGTACGAATTCCTGCTGGTAGCCGCCATCTCGCAAGGCGTCGGAATCAAGGCGCACGCCGGCTAGATGCTGAATTTCAGAAAGAAGATTTTCTTGACCTGCGGCGCACTTGCCACTGCCCAAACTGCTCATGGGTGGGCGAAGGTTCCAATCGTCGCATCCGCCTTTCTTTGCATCAAGAGCATACTCTTCGCCATAATAGAGGGTGGGCACGCCGGGCAATGTATAGAACAGCAAATGTTGAACGTAGTTGTCGCTCTTGTTTTTCAAGGTGGTGTAAATTCGGCTTACGTCGTGGTTCTCATTAAAGAGCTGTAGTCTCGCGCCCTTGCAAGTTCCGCCCTTGTCGTCAAAAAGCTGGTTCAGGTTATAGGCCAGTTCAAACATGTTCCCGTCGTTAATGGAACTCCAGCAGGATTTATAAGTCTGATAGTTGGTCACAGAATTCAAGCCGGCCTCCAACCATCGGCGAGGATCTCCGAAAACCACTTCTCCCATCATCCAAAAATCCGCGCGCTTCCTATGGCAAGCATCCGCCAGATGCTTCAAGAAACCAAGGTCCATATCTTGGGCCGCGTCAATCCTGATTCCGTCAATGCCGAATTCATCCATCCAGTATTCTGCGCAATGGATCAACTCCCATTCCACCGCGGGATTTCGCAGATCGAAGGCCGGCAATTCCTGAAAACCGGCCCAACAGTCCACCGTAAAGGGGTCGCCGCAAAGGTTGGGCTTGTCAAACTGAATGTTGCGATACCAGGCGGCGAAGGGGGAGTTTCGTCCCTTTTCCCGCAGGTCGCGGTAAGCAAAATGATGCCTGGAGGAATGGTTCCAAACGGCGTCGAAGAACACGTGGAAACCTGCGGCCTGGAAACTGACAACCATCTGCTTCAAATCTTCGTTGTTACCCAGGCGGGGGTCCAGCTGATACATGTCGGTCACGTCGTAGCCGTGGGTTTCGCTCTTGAAAATAGGACCCAGGAGAATGGAGTCGGCGCGAAGACCCTGCAAGTGGGGAATAAGGCTGGTCAGCTCCCGGATATTCCTGAACCCGGCGCTGTTTGTGCCCCAGTATCCAGCGTGATCACCACTCCAGTCACTTTCTTTCAGTGCTCCCAAGGGGAAAACATGGTAAATGTGGTTGGGTCTCATAACGCTCTCCTTTTTTTGTTATATACCGAACGGTATAATAAATTTAGTATACCGGATGGTATATTGTCAAGGGGGAACTTCTAATACCGTCAAGGGGCGTTTCCCTAATGCCGTTAAGGGGCGCGGTCCGACATCGTAAAAGGCGCTTTCAAATAAGAAAAACCTCCCGAAAAATCGGGAGGCTTTGCGATGATCAATTTCTTGCGTTGCGCGAGACCTTAAATCTTCAAACCGTTCTTTTTCCTGTGGTGATATTCCGCTGTGGCGGTGAAGATAACGTCGCTACTGGAGTTCAGTGCGGTTTCCATGGAGTCTTGTACCACGCCCAGGATAAAGCCCACGGCTACGGCCTGCATGGAAATGTCTCCGCTAATGCCCAGGATAGAGCAGGTCATGGGAATAAGGAACAGGGAACCGCCAGCGATACCGGAAGTTCCGCAAGCGCCAATGGCACTCATGACGCAGAGAATGCAAGCGGTGGGAAGGTCCACATGGATGCCCAAGGTGTTTGCCACGGCCAGAGTCATGACGGCAATGGTCACAGCGGCGCCGCACATGTTGATGGTGCAACCCAGAGGAATGGAAACAGAGTAGAAATCCCTTTCAAGACCCAGGCGTTCGCAAAGAGCCATGTTCACGGGAACGTTGGCGGCAGAACTACGAGTGAAGAATGCGGTAACGCCACTGTCG
Coding sequences within it:
- a CDS encoding alpha-amylase family glycosyl hydrolase, with translation MRPNHIYHVFPLGALKESDWSGDHAGYWGTNSAGFRNIRELTSLIPHLQGLRADSILLGPIFKSETHGYDVTDMYQLDPRLGNNEDLKQMVVSFQAAGFHVFFDAVWNHSSRHHFAYRDLREKGRNSPFAAWYRNIQFDKPNLCGDPFTVDCWAGFQELPAFDLRNPAVEWELIHCAEYWMDEFGIDGIRIDAAQDMDLGFLKHLADACHRKRADFWMMGEVVFGDPRRWLEAGLNSVTNYQTYKSCWSSINDGNMFELAYNLNQLFDDKGGTCKGARLQLFNENHDVSRIYTTLKNKSDNYVQHLLFYTLPGVPTLYYGEEYALDAKKGGCDDWNLRPPMSSLGSGKCAAGQENLLSEIQHLAGVRLDSDALRDGGYQQEFVHSQQLAFWRTHPKGDALVLANLQDSPVQFEIDLKKHYGNRGGSLNCGGSLNCGGIASHWHDLLNSQTNITTKNGKLTVQIPAKWGCVLVPSGT